The Comamonas sp. GB3 AK4-5 genome includes a region encoding these proteins:
- a CDS encoding beta-glucosidase — protein sequence MSSDLCLNAVPISLQSLAALHMAADPDTRARDTEAQMTDDERFSLLYSLMVRVFGKTEREPRVPGDVPVVAGYVAGVPRLGIPALLLADASLGLRHTGGPDDGATALPCGLAMGASFNPHLVQEAGKLVGREGRARGFNVLLGGGINLVREVRGGRNFEYISEDPLLSGLMGAAMAAGMQQQQVIAVLKHVSLNASESNKFFLDAVIEPGAHRESDLLAFQISMERSEPGAMMGAYNLVNGAYCCGSHAILQESIKDAMGFKGWVMSDWLAVYHWDFALCGLDQHSGAQLDAQEWFNGPLRQAYEAGLVPKARISEMVRRMLRSYYAVGIDQPQPAVAVDCQAHHAVALQLAREGLVLLKNENAVLPLAAKAQRIAVMGGWAQAGVLSGDGSSQVMPVGGYAAELPLRSHPLLGPTTMRFFGPSPLAELHRLLPEADVVFDSGTQVADALALAQGADVVIVFAVRHEGERFDSPDMALPFGQDALIAALADVHSKVIVVLETGNPVAMPWHSKVQAIVQAWFPGQGGAQAIAEVLTGAVNPSGRLPITFPVDVEQTPHPMLPGADVKLGTPIKVHYHEGAEVGYRWCAQQSQQPLFGFGHGLSYTCFAYSDLHISGGETVSVVFTVTNTGAREGSDVPQLYLTDAAGEPRMRLLGFERVLLQPGASARISLTADPRLLARFQAASGRWHIQAGIYRVVLARSATVFECAASAMLWGREFGH from the coding sequence ATGTCCAGTGATCTCTGTCTCAATGCGGTTCCGATTTCGCTTCAGTCCCTGGCAGCGCTGCACATGGCTGCCGATCCCGATACCCGCGCCCGTGATACCGAGGCGCAGATGACGGATGACGAGCGCTTTTCGCTGCTCTACAGCCTGATGGTCAGGGTCTTTGGCAAGACCGAGCGCGAGCCACGTGTGCCGGGCGATGTGCCTGTGGTTGCCGGCTATGTGGCCGGTGTTCCGCGCCTGGGCATTCCGGCGCTGCTGCTGGCCGATGCGAGCCTGGGGCTGCGCCACACCGGTGGGCCGGACGATGGCGCCACGGCGCTGCCCTGCGGCCTGGCCATGGGGGCGAGCTTCAACCCCCATCTGGTGCAGGAGGCGGGCAAGCTGGTGGGCAGGGAGGGGCGGGCGCGCGGCTTCAATGTGCTGCTGGGTGGGGGCATCAACCTGGTGCGCGAGGTGCGCGGCGGAAGAAACTTTGAATACATCTCGGAAGATCCGCTGCTCTCCGGCCTGATGGGTGCCGCCATGGCGGCTGGCATGCAGCAACAGCAGGTCATTGCCGTGCTCAAGCATGTGTCGTTGAACGCCAGCGAAAGCAATAAATTCTTTCTGGATGCCGTGATCGAGCCTGGCGCACACCGCGAAAGCGATTTGCTGGCCTTTCAGATCTCCATGGAGCGCAGCGAGCCCGGGGCCATGATGGGGGCCTACAACCTTGTGAATGGTGCTTACTGCTGTGGCAGCCATGCCATCTTGCAGGAGAGCATCAAGGACGCCATGGGCTTCAAGGGCTGGGTGATGTCGGACTGGCTGGCCGTCTACCACTGGGATTTCGCACTGTGCGGGCTGGACCAGCATTCCGGCGCCCAGCTGGATGCGCAGGAGTGGTTCAACGGGCCGCTGCGCCAGGCCTATGAGGCCGGGCTGGTGCCCAAGGCACGCATCAGCGAGATGGTGCGGCGCATGCTGCGTTCCTACTACGCCGTGGGCATAGACCAGCCGCAGCCTGCGGTGGCCGTGGACTGTCAGGCCCACCATGCAGTGGCGCTGCAGCTGGCCCGCGAAGGCCTGGTGCTGCTGAAAAACGAGAACGCTGTGCTGCCCCTGGCGGCCAAGGCGCAGCGCATTGCCGTGATGGGCGGTTGGGCGCAGGCCGGGGTGCTGTCAGGAGATGGCTCCAGCCAGGTGATGCCGGTGGGAGGCTATGCGGCAGAGCTGCCTTTGCGCAGCCATCCCTTGCTGGGCCCCACGACCATGCGCTTTTTCGGCCCCTCTCCGCTGGCGGAGTTGCACAGGCTATTGCCAGAGGCCGATGTGGTGTTTGACAGCGGTACCCAGGTGGCCGATGCGCTTGCGCTGGCCCAGGGGGCGGACGTGGTCATTGTGTTTGCCGTGCGGCATGAGGGCGAGCGTTTTGACAGCCCCGATATGGCGCTGCCGTTTGGGCAAGATGCCTTGATTGCGGCGTTGGCTGATGTCCATTCCAAGGTCATCGTGGTGCTGGAAACCGGCAACCCGGTGGCCATGCCCTGGCACAGCAAGGTGCAGGCCATTGTGCAGGCCTGGTTCCCGGGGCAGGGGGGCGCGCAGGCCATTGCCGAGGTGTTGACGGGGGCCGTCAACCCTTCGGGCCGCTTGCCCATCACCTTTCCGGTGGATGTGGAGCAGACACCGCATCCCATGCTGCCGGGCGCCGATGTGAAGCTGGGAACGCCCATCAAGGTGCACTACCACGAGGGCGCGGAAGTGGGTTATCGCTGGTGTGCCCAGCAGAGCCAGCAGCCGCTGTTTGGCTTTGGCCATGGCCTCAGCTATACGTGCTTCGCCTATAGCGATCTGCACATCAGCGGTGGCGAGACAGTGTCGGTGGTGTTTACCGTGACAAACACGGGAGCGCGCGAGGGCAGCGATGTGCCGCAGCTGTACCTGACCGATGCGGCGGGTGAGCCGCGCATGCGCCTGCTGGGCTTTGAGCGGGTTTTGCTGCAGCCCGGTGCTTCGGCCCGCATCAGCCTGACCGCAGACCCGCGCCTGCTGGCGCGGTTTCAAGCCGCGTCCGGGCGCTGGCATATCCAGGCCGGCATCTACCGCGTGGTGCTGGCACGTTCTGCCACTGTATTCGAATGCGCCGCCAGTGCCATGCTGTGGGGGCGTGAGTTCGGGCATTAA
- a CDS encoding SPFH domain-containing protein, whose amino-acid sequence MEIAIVLFVIAIIFVAQSVKVIPQQHAWVKERLGKYAGTLTPGLNFLVPFVDRVAYKHSLKEIPLDVPSQVCITRDNTQLQVDGILYFQVTDPMRASYGSSNYIMAVTQLAQTSLRSVIGKLELDKTFEERDMINAQVVSAIDEAALNWGVKVLRYEIKDLTPPAEILRSMQAQITAEREKRALIAASEGRRQEQINIATGEREAFIARSEGEKQAVINKAQGEAESIKAVAEATAQALERVAAAIQQPGGQLAVQLKVAESAVDAYSKVAADATTTLVVPSNMTEVSSLITSAMKMVQVGK is encoded by the coding sequence TGCCATCGTTCTCTTCGTCATCGCCATCATCTTTGTGGCCCAGTCCGTCAAGGTCATTCCCCAGCAGCACGCCTGGGTCAAGGAACGCCTTGGCAAGTACGCCGGCACGCTCACGCCCGGTCTGAACTTCCTCGTACCCTTTGTGGACCGCGTGGCCTACAAGCACAGCCTGAAGGAAATCCCGCTCGACGTGCCCAGCCAGGTTTGCATCACGCGCGACAACACCCAGCTGCAGGTGGACGGCATTCTGTACTTCCAGGTGACCGACCCCATGCGCGCCAGTTACGGCTCGTCCAACTACATCATGGCTGTGACCCAGCTGGCCCAGACCTCGCTGCGTAGCGTGATCGGCAAGCTGGAGCTCGACAAGACCTTTGAAGAGCGCGACATGATCAACGCCCAGGTGGTGTCGGCCATTGACGAGGCTGCGCTCAACTGGGGCGTGAAGGTGCTGCGCTATGAAATCAAGGACTTGACGCCTCCCGCCGAAATCCTGCGCTCCATGCAAGCCCAGATCACGGCAGAGCGTGAAAAGCGTGCCCTGATTGCTGCGTCCGAAGGCCGTCGCCAGGAACAGATCAACATCGCCACCGGTGAACGCGAGGCCTTTATCGCCCGCTCCGAAGGTGAAAAGCAGGCCGTGATCAACAAGGCCCAGGGTGAGGCCGAATCCATCAAGGCCGTGGCCGAAGCCACCGCCCAGGCCCTGGAGCGTGTGGCCGCCGCCATCCAACAACCTGGCGGCCAGCTGGCTGTGCAGTTGAAGGTGGCCGAAAGCGCCGTTGACGCCTACAGCAAGGTCGCAGCCGACGCCACCACCACCCTGGTGGTGCCCAGCAACATGACGGAAGTCTCCAGCCTCATCACCTCGGCGATGAAGATGGTGCAGGTGGGCAAGTAA
- a CDS encoding MFS transporter encodes MNTVNPDLAIAQAPPATQATVQEGSGRLPFRVRFGFGVGDFAFNLYWQATTLYLLYYYTDVAGLSPVVAGWMFGAAMLWDAFCDPVAGYIANRTSSRWGRYRPYLLFGCVPLALSFVAMFVPAYAGGANLLAWVLGTHVLFRTTYTALSMPYNALMATLTHNSQERGSLAAYRMVCASSAALLVALSTLKLVQLFGQGDERLGFLLVMALYALISIPVFLFTFFSTRESARPDTHGITVREALSVVLCNRAFLLVCGMTVALAAASAFLSKTLPYVLKYGLHREDLIGPALGIAAVQAFISIPFWAWVMRRRSKRLVALCGGGIGMLGYAVLGWVGIQDVALLLGLLGLLGFAGSASVLAVWAMVPDTVEYGEWRTGVQGEGTIFGVFSFAQKAALAIAVAGIGHLLGAVGFVANQPQSQVATDGIQTMLWLAPMVLQSMGVLCAFFYPISPSAHQHMLGALRQRRKGAGTSC; translated from the coding sequence ATGAATACAGTCAATCCAGATTTGGCCATTGCGCAGGCGCCGCCTGCCACCCAGGCCACCGTGCAAGAGGGGAGTGGCCGACTGCCTTTTCGGGTGAGGTTTGGCTTTGGTGTGGGCGACTTTGCATTCAACCTGTACTGGCAGGCGACCACGCTCTACCTGCTGTACTACTACACCGACGTCGCAGGGCTGTCGCCGGTGGTGGCGGGCTGGATGTTTGGCGCGGCCATGCTGTGGGACGCGTTCTGCGATCCTGTGGCCGGTTACATCGCCAACCGCACCAGTTCACGCTGGGGGCGCTATCGCCCTTATCTCTTGTTTGGCTGCGTTCCGCTGGCGCTCAGCTTTGTCGCGATGTTTGTGCCCGCTTATGCAGGTGGGGCGAACCTGCTGGCATGGGTGCTGGGCACGCATGTGCTGTTCCGGACCACCTATACCGCGCTGTCCATGCCTTACAACGCACTGATGGCCACGCTGACGCACAACAGCCAGGAGCGCGGCAGTCTGGCCGCATACCGCATGGTCTGCGCCAGCTCGGCCGCCCTGTTGGTGGCTTTGTCCACGCTCAAGCTGGTGCAGCTGTTCGGGCAGGGGGATGAGAGACTGGGGTTTTTGCTGGTGATGGCCCTGTATGCGCTCATTTCCATCCCCGTGTTCCTGTTCACATTCTTCTCGACCAGGGAGAGCGCGCGGCCGGATACCCATGGCATCACGGTCCGTGAGGCGTTGTCTGTGGTGCTGTGCAATCGCGCATTTTTGCTGGTGTGTGGGATGACGGTGGCGCTGGCCGCTGCAAGCGCTTTTCTGTCCAAGACGCTGCCCTATGTGCTGAAGTATGGGTTGCACCGGGAAGACTTGATCGGGCCTGCACTGGGCATTGCTGCCGTGCAGGCCTTTATTTCCATCCCATTTTGGGCATGGGTGATGCGGCGCCGGTCCAAACGGCTGGTGGCGCTGTGCGGTGGCGGCATTGGCATGCTCGGCTATGCCGTTCTTGGCTGGGTGGGCATCCAGGATGTGGCGCTGCTTTTGGGTCTGCTGGGCCTGCTTGGTTTTGCCGGTTCGGCATCGGTGCTGGCAGTGTGGGCCATGGTGCCCGATACCGTCGAGTACGGTGAATGGCGCACCGGAGTGCAGGGCGAAGGGACCATCTTCGGGGTGTTCTCCTTTGCACAGAAGGCGGCACTGGCCATTGCTGTCGCCGGCATAGGGCATTTGCTTGGTGCGGTGGGTTTTGTGGCCAACCAGCCCCAGTCGCAGGTCGCCACCGACGGGATCCAGACCATGCTGTGGTTGGCGCCTATGGTGCTTCAGAGCATGGGGGTGCTGTGCGCTTTTTTCTATCCCATCTCGCCGTCCGCACACCAGCACATGCTCGGTGCGCTGCGTCAGCGTCGAAAAGGGGCGGGAACTTCCTGCTGA